A single region of the Plantactinospora soyae genome encodes:
- a CDS encoding helix-turn-helix transcriptional regulator, with amino-acid sequence MDRIRTPLIARSGLVQQILTAVTTDRGAVLVGRRGTGRTTLVELVTRQLSAERYAVTRTTATEAGRPIPFGPFSQLFPVTGDPALVPGRIRAELVRRGQLRTPLLVVEDAHWMDDRSATTLLGLAHDGHIRLMVTTRADVAPPDAVVALWKDRHLRRVDLPPLDLMETATLMHTMLGHTVASTTLHLIHQWTGGNPRLATELLRHGTASGRLVRDRGLWWWRGPLSVPPHLVELFLPEPNRLTPTHRDALAAVAVSDELPIELIDRVAPDAVEELEDLDLLRTTDTEDGVSVGFGHPLLQAIVWAQVSPARRRRVASALIEAARDTGPTTPDPVTVARWQVAAGVPATTMVLTDAARRVRPHDPEQALRLARAAFDRDRSARTSVALADALAELGNGREAQSMLHQATASDHCVTGRVVLSAALALHRCAAERDPASAHADLRALRAVASLAASHVVDGADALVLLLGQRPADAMRVADSLLRRLSVGGSSVLRCRIVRTMALALVGRTDEAAVEGAAALAAAGGGVRTPDIAGMAAATVSLVGLWRDGSAPPPVTDPISGRWPRLPGAVPGTRLRAVDWPLLVGYARLLQGEYAAAIAPLREALAQQASGFRPFRSEASAWLAVSFAAAGRPDDAQRVLDLDPPDRLAVLPGLRPWADGVVAAARGDTRSAGWRLEEAVAAAHAASCWSVELQYLTWAARLPPADQPAALADQVTRCLRYVEARRLVTEARGELALLNRDRAGLLEQAIRLAEMGLHRRAWRLAEAATKVLTGRDQDYAGAVALAGRLRSALGLHTPNLASPTLTARENEVAALAATGLPNREIATRLVVSARTVESHLARVYRKLGVGSRRELRAEWFSRAIEGGPGSPTILGSYPV; translated from the coding sequence CGGTGACCACCGACCGTGGGGCCGTGCTGGTCGGGCGACGGGGGACCGGCCGTACGACGCTAGTCGAACTCGTGACCCGGCAACTGTCGGCCGAGCGTTATGCCGTGACCCGTACCACCGCCACCGAGGCGGGACGGCCGATCCCGTTCGGGCCGTTCAGCCAACTGTTTCCGGTCACCGGTGACCCGGCCCTCGTGCCGGGCCGGATCCGCGCCGAGCTGGTCCGACGTGGACAGTTGCGTACGCCGCTGCTGGTCGTCGAGGACGCGCACTGGATGGACGACCGGTCGGCGACCACGCTGCTCGGCCTCGCACACGACGGTCACATCCGGTTGATGGTCACCACCCGGGCGGACGTGGCGCCGCCCGACGCCGTCGTGGCGCTGTGGAAGGACCGGCATCTGCGTCGGGTCGACCTGCCACCGCTGGACCTGATGGAGACCGCGACCCTGATGCACACGATGCTCGGTCACACGGTCGCCTCGACCACGTTGCACCTGATCCACCAGTGGACCGGTGGCAACCCGCGGCTGGCGACCGAACTGCTCCGGCACGGCACCGCCAGCGGTCGGCTGGTCCGCGACCGGGGTCTGTGGTGGTGGCGTGGTCCGCTCAGCGTGCCACCGCATCTGGTCGAGTTGTTCCTGCCCGAACCCAACCGGCTCACCCCGACCCACCGGGACGCGCTGGCGGCGGTCGCCGTCAGTGATGAGCTACCGATCGAGCTGATCGACCGGGTCGCCCCGGACGCCGTCGAGGAACTGGAGGACCTGGACCTGTTGCGTACCACGGACACGGAGGACGGAGTGTCGGTGGGATTCGGCCATCCCTTGCTCCAGGCGATCGTCTGGGCGCAGGTGTCACCGGCCCGGCGGCGTCGGGTGGCGTCGGCGCTCATCGAGGCGGCCCGCGACACCGGTCCTACGACACCGGATCCGGTCACGGTTGCCCGCTGGCAGGTGGCCGCGGGCGTGCCGGCCACCACAATGGTGTTGACGGACGCCGCCCGCCGGGTCCGGCCGCACGATCCGGAGCAGGCGCTCCGGCTGGCCCGGGCCGCGTTCGACCGGGACCGGTCCGCGCGCACCAGCGTCGCGCTGGCCGACGCGCTCGCGGAACTCGGTAACGGCCGTGAGGCGCAGTCGATGCTTCACCAGGCGACCGCGTCCGACCACTGCGTCACCGGACGTGTCGTGCTTTCGGCGGCTCTCGCCCTGCACCGCTGTGCGGCGGAGCGTGATCCGGCGTCGGCCCACGCCGACCTGCGGGCGCTCCGCGCCGTCGCGTCGCTCGCCGCGTCGCACGTCGTCGACGGCGCCGACGCGCTGGTTCTACTGCTCGGTCAGCGTCCGGCCGACGCCATGCGGGTTGCCGACAGCTTGCTGCGCCGGCTGTCCGTCGGCGGCTCGTCCGTACTACGGTGCCGGATCGTCCGTACGATGGCGCTGGCCCTGGTCGGCCGCACCGACGAGGCGGCGGTCGAGGGCGCGGCGGCGCTGGCGGCTGCCGGTGGCGGTGTCCGGACCCCGGACATCGCGGGTATGGCCGCGGCGACCGTGTCCCTGGTCGGGCTGTGGCGGGACGGCAGCGCGCCCCCGCCGGTCACCGATCCGATCAGCGGGCGCTGGCCGAGGTTACCGGGGGCGGTGCCCGGAACCCGACTACGTGCCGTCGACTGGCCGCTGCTGGTCGGGTACGCACGGCTGCTCCAGGGCGAGTACGCCGCCGCGATCGCGCCGCTGCGTGAGGCGCTGGCGCAACAGGCGAGCGGGTTCCGGCCGTTCCGGTCGGAGGCGTCGGCGTGGCTCGCCGTGTCGTTCGCCGCGGCCGGTCGGCCGGACGACGCGCAGCGGGTGCTGGACCTGGATCCCCCGGACCGGCTGGCGGTGCTGCCGGGCCTGCGGCCGTGGGCCGACGGCGTGGTCGCCGCCGCCCGCGGTGACACCCGATCCGCCGGGTGGCGGCTCGAGGAGGCGGTGGCGGCGGCACACGCGGCGAGTTGCTGGAGCGTCGAGTTGCAGTATCTGACCTGGGCGGCGCGCCTGCCGCCCGCCGACCAGCCGGCCGCGCTGGCCGACCAGGTCACCCGCTGCCTCCGGTACGTCGAGGCGAGGCGGCTGGTGACCGAGGCGCGCGGCGAACTGGCACTGCTCAACCGCGACCGCGCGGGCCTGCTCGAACAGGCGATCCGGCTCGCCGAGATGGGGCTGCACCGGCGGGCATGGCGGCTGGCCGAGGCCGCCACGAAGGTGTTGACCGGACGCGATCAGGACTACGCCGGGGCCGTCGCGCTGGCCGGTCGGCTCCGCAGCGCCCTCGGCCTGCACACCCCGAACCTGGCATCGCCGACCCTGACGGCCCGGGAGAACGAGGTCGCGGCCCTGGCCGCCACCGGTCTACCCAATCGGGAGATCGCGACCCGGCTGGTCGTGTCGGCCAGGACCGTCGAGAGCCATCTGGCCCGGGTGTACCGGAAACTGGGCGTCGGTTCCCGTCGTGAGCTGCGGGCGGAGTGGTTCAGCCGGGCGATCGAGGGCGGCCCGGGGTCGCCGACCATCCTGGGCAGCTACCCGGTCTGA
- a CDS encoding ABC transporter ATP-binding protein, with protein MRNWLSAARLVVGVAVRADPRRAVLVMVFVPLFNIVAAAQALGLRGMVDGAVARQVTEALTGGLVLVLVTVFVHQASAVATDLRQVLQQRVGLEFDRRLMTLCSGPTHISHYHDPEFLDTAELVRQRRTEFGGAFAALVENAGLLARFAGAVALMAIVSPVLALLPLFIVPLALAVRWQATAVAAAEVAGAEADRQRRALLTLATDPAAAPEVRLYRLGDEIAARHRAAFAVSARRRESARTRGAVAVAAGWLLFCIALVAGLYLVTRSVLAGTASAGEAVLVLLLGTRLVGATIGLSWLIGWLRRALHTVALYQRLAGYPHPGAVEGRSRDLPEQGDLVLDGVSFRYPGEATPALGPIDLRLPAGATVAIVGDNGAGKSTLVALLAGLYPPSTGRITFGGQDLAQVDPDVWRTRVTAVFQDFCRFELLARESVGVGRLSAIDDREAVGRALESAGAATVVGELPAGLDSRLGRTFPDGTDLSSGQWQKLALARGRMRTTPTVVLLDEPAASLDPDSEAELLRRYRTPTRSAADAPLTVVVSHRLTTVRDADLIVVLHEGRIIEYGPHAELIDRAGRYAEMYALHAAAYGAGPTVLAAAATRDGVRSGSTQTG; from the coding sequence GTGCGTAACTGGCTGAGCGCCGCCCGTCTGGTGGTGGGCGTCGCGGTCCGGGCGGACCCGCGACGCGCGGTGTTGGTCATGGTGTTCGTCCCGCTGTTCAACATCGTCGCGGCGGCGCAGGCGCTGGGACTGCGCGGCATGGTCGACGGCGCGGTCGCCCGGCAGGTCACCGAGGCGCTGACCGGCGGACTGGTCCTCGTCCTCGTCACCGTCTTCGTGCACCAGGCGAGCGCGGTCGCGACCGATCTCCGGCAGGTGCTCCAGCAGCGGGTCGGGCTGGAGTTCGACCGCCGCCTGATGACGCTGTGCTCCGGTCCCACCCACATCAGCCACTACCACGACCCCGAGTTCCTCGACACGGCCGAGCTGGTACGGCAGCGCCGGACCGAGTTCGGCGGGGCATTCGCGGCGCTGGTCGAGAACGCCGGCCTGTTGGCCCGGTTCGCCGGTGCGGTGGCGCTGATGGCGATCGTCAGTCCGGTGCTGGCCCTGCTGCCGCTGTTCATCGTGCCGCTGGCCCTCGCCGTCCGCTGGCAGGCGACCGCCGTTGCCGCGGCCGAGGTGGCCGGTGCCGAGGCGGACCGCCAACGCCGCGCCCTGTTGACCCTGGCCACCGATCCGGCCGCCGCCCCCGAGGTCCGGTTGTACCGGCTGGGCGACGAGATCGCCGCCCGGCACCGGGCGGCGTTCGCCGTCTCGGCACGCCGTCGGGAGTCGGCCAGGACCCGCGGCGCCGTCGCGGTGGCGGCGGGTTGGCTGCTGTTCTGTATCGCGCTCGTGGCCGGGCTGTACCTCGTCACCCGATCTGTGCTCGCCGGCACCGCGTCGGCCGGCGAGGCCGTCCTGGTCCTGCTGCTCGGCACCCGGCTGGTCGGCGCCACCATCGGACTGAGCTGGCTGATCGGATGGCTGCGTCGTGCGCTGCACACCGTCGCGCTCTACCAGCGCCTGGCCGGATATCCGCACCCCGGCGCCGTCGAGGGGCGGAGTCGGGACCTGCCGGAGCAGGGCGACCTCGTCCTCGACGGGGTGAGTTTCCGGTACCCCGGCGAGGCGACGCCGGCGCTGGGACCGATCGACCTCCGGCTGCCCGCCGGCGCCACCGTCGCCATCGTCGGTGACAACGGTGCCGGCAAGTCCACCCTGGTCGCGCTGCTGGCGGGTCTCTACCCGCCGTCGACCGGACGGATCACCTTCGGCGGGCAGGACCTGGCGCAGGTGGATCCGGACGTGTGGCGGACCCGGGTCACCGCGGTCTTTCAGGACTTCTGCCGGTTCGAACTGCTGGCCAGGGAGTCGGTCGGGGTCGGCCGGCTCAGCGCGATCGACGACCGGGAGGCGGTGGGCAGGGCGCTGGAATCGGCGGGCGCCGCCACCGTGGTGGGCGAACTTCCCGCCGGGCTCGACAGTCGGCTCGGCCGGACCTTCCCGGACGGCACCGACCTGTCGTCCGGCCAGTGGCAGAAGCTCGCCCTCGCCCGGGGCCGGATGCGGACCACGCCCACGGTGGTGCTGCTCGACGAGCCTGCGGCGAGCCTCGACCCGGACAGCGAAGCCGAACTGCTGCGCAGGTATCGCACGCCGACCCGGTCAGCCGCCGACGCACCGCTCACCGTGGTCGTGTCGCACCGGCTGACCACGGTACGTGACGCGGATCTGATCGTGGTCCTGCACGAGGGCCGGATAATCGAGTACGGCCCGCACGCCGAGCTGATCGACCGGGCCGGCCGGTACGCGGAGATGTACGCGCTGCACGCCGCCGCGTACGGCGCCGGGCCGACGGTCCTGGCTGCGGCGGCGACCCGGGACGGGGTCCGGTCGGGCTCGACTCAGACCGGGTAG
- a CDS encoding ABC transporter ATP-binding protein, which yields MSTSPTATVTRRPGSVSALVRELPRVDTPLTVLLVALVAGQVAGVALLPLAIGRLVTALTAGGGPTASRQAWSGLTLLALALVLDIALDPIRAMVTAKLSTAVDGSLAQRTVEGALRPGGIDHLDDPDVADQLEQARGVEIGGHSPGQAVDALAALVPLRLTGLASAVLLGWAGQWWMPVVLGAGWIVAGRWQEKEMARAVVANTARTVQLRHAVYLRDITATAPSAKEVRLFGLHQWLVERFTREWWDGIVEMRRRTTDGRRHLAASALLLAAHVIVVVPLAYGASSGDPSIGHLTIALQSLLGLYALGFTGDLQRRLRLASAAVPPALAVSALGTPALAVTGRAATRLPQREIRFERVRFGYPGDRRPVVDNLDLVIPAGSSLAIVGDNGAGKSTITKLLAGLYRPDAGRIRVDGRDLHEYDLASWRRQLAVVFQDFGRYPFSVRDNIAFGAIETAATRDAVVEAARLGGFLGVELGLADGWDTLLTSAHLGGTELSGGQWQRLALSRALYSVRQGARVLVLDEPTAHLDIEAEYELYTRFLEITAGITTILVSHRFATVRLAERIAVLRDGRVSEYGSHDELLAADGRYAQMFRVQSAPFTDSAGGRRA from the coding sequence GTGTCGACCTCACCGACAGCCACCGTGACCCGCCGCCCTGGCAGTGTGTCGGCACTCGTCCGTGAGCTGCCGCGCGTCGACACCCCGCTGACCGTGCTGCTCGTCGCGCTCGTCGCCGGACAGGTGGCGGGCGTCGCGCTGCTGCCACTGGCGATCGGGCGACTGGTCACGGCGCTGACCGCCGGCGGTGGCCCGACGGCGTCCCGACAGGCATGGTCGGGGCTCACCCTCCTGGCGCTGGCGCTCGTCCTGGACATCGCGCTGGACCCGATCCGCGCCATGGTCACCGCGAAGCTGAGTACCGCGGTCGACGGCAGCCTGGCCCAACGCACCGTCGAGGGCGCACTTCGCCCCGGCGGGATCGACCACCTGGACGACCCGGACGTCGCCGACCAGCTCGAGCAGGCACGCGGGGTCGAGATCGGCGGCCACTCCCCCGGGCAGGCCGTCGACGCGCTGGCCGCCCTGGTCCCGCTCCGACTCACCGGGTTGGCCTCCGCGGTCCTGCTGGGCTGGGCCGGGCAGTGGTGGATGCCCGTCGTACTCGGTGCCGGCTGGATCGTCGCCGGCCGCTGGCAGGAGAAGGAGATGGCCCGCGCCGTCGTCGCCAACACCGCGAGGACCGTCCAGCTACGACACGCGGTGTACCTGCGCGACATCACGGCGACCGCGCCGTCGGCCAAGGAGGTACGCCTGTTCGGCCTGCACCAGTGGCTCGTCGAACGCTTCACCCGGGAGTGGTGGGACGGCATCGTCGAGATGCGGCGCAGGACCACCGACGGCCGTCGACACCTGGCGGCGAGCGCGCTGCTGCTGGCGGCACACGTCATCGTGGTGGTGCCGCTGGCGTACGGGGCCAGCAGCGGCGACCCGTCGATCGGACACCTGACCATCGCCCTCCAGTCGCTGCTGGGTCTCTACGCCCTGGGATTCACCGGCGACCTGCAACGGCGGCTACGGCTGGCCAGTGCCGCCGTACCGCCGGCGCTCGCCGTGAGTGCGCTGGGCACTCCGGCGCTCGCGGTCACCGGGCGGGCCGCCACCCGGCTGCCCCAACGCGAGATCCGCTTCGAGCGGGTGCGCTTCGGATACCCCGGCGACCGCCGCCCGGTCGTCGACAACCTGGACCTCGTCATCCCGGCCGGATCCTCGCTCGCGATCGTCGGCGACAACGGCGCCGGCAAGAGCACCATCACCAAGTTGCTGGCCGGCCTGTACCGGCCGGACGCCGGGCGGATCCGCGTCGACGGGCGGGACCTGCACGAATACGACCTCGCCAGTTGGCGGCGGCAGCTGGCCGTGGTGTTCCAGGACTTCGGACGGTACCCGTTCTCCGTCCGCGACAACATCGCCTTCGGCGCGATCGAGACGGCCGCCACCAGGGACGCGGTGGTCGAGGCCGCCCGCCTCGGTGGCTTCCTCGGCGTGGAGTTGGGGCTGGCGGACGGCTGGGACACCCTGCTCACCAGCGCCCACCTGGGCGGGACCGAGTTGTCCGGCGGACAGTGGCAGCGGCTGGCGCTCAGCCGGGCGCTCTACTCGGTGCGGCAGGGTGCCAGGGTTCTCGTCCTGGACGAACCCACCGCGCACCTGGACATCGAGGCGGAGTACGAGCTCTACACCCGGTTCCTGGAGATCACCGCCGGCATCACCACGATCCTGGTGTCACACCGGTTCGCCACCGTCCGGCTCGCCGAGCGGATCGCCGTGCTGCGGGACGGCCGGGTGAGCGAGTACGGCAGTCACGACGAGTTGCTCGCGGCCGACGGCCGGTACGCCCAGATGTTCCGGGTGCAGTCCGCGCCCTTCACCGATTCCGCAGGGGGCCGTCGTGCGTAA
- a CDS encoding radical SAM protein, which translates to MNAVAGPNVLIWDVTFACPLRCSHCYTESGRRRPQNLSHEEMLRVADALITFRPAMITLCGGEPLTVPRIVEVVERFATAGVRVFLYTSGWSLPEQTVRDLAGMVAKLVVSVDGATAQVHDRIRGRAGSFDRAMAALALLDAESARRAAAGESPLRFGIDNVVVRSNYHQLDEMCASVAPRFPHLSDVAFGAVVPTGLASRVSYGDHEMLTDEQVTALVDEGTRQRLQQAAPASVTVTTTDNFGVQMHPDYVASHPDFRPLEIEPDGEVRAMPIYEGTVGSLLTEDPFVLWERARSRWHDPFVLECLRGIRTRRDWAEAVRRIDYRFGSDQVRARIDGRPVFDPAQAPRQLALRSVGGTPTR; encoded by the coding sequence ATGAACGCCGTCGCAGGTCCGAACGTCCTCATCTGGGACGTCACCTTCGCCTGTCCGCTGCGCTGCTCGCACTGCTACACGGAGTCGGGCCGGCGGCGCCCGCAGAATCTGAGCCACGAGGAGATGCTGCGGGTGGCGGACGCGCTCATCACCTTCCGACCGGCCATGATCACGCTCTGCGGAGGTGAACCGCTCACCGTGCCGCGCATCGTGGAGGTGGTGGAACGGTTCGCCACGGCGGGTGTGCGGGTCTTCCTCTACACCAGTGGCTGGTCACTGCCGGAGCAGACCGTACGCGACCTGGCCGGCATGGTCGCCAAGCTGGTGGTCAGTGTCGACGGCGCGACGGCGCAGGTGCACGACCGGATCCGTGGCCGAGCCGGTTCCTTCGACCGGGCGATGGCGGCGCTGGCCCTGCTCGACGCGGAGAGCGCGCGACGTGCCGCGGCGGGGGAGTCGCCGCTGCGGTTCGGCATCGACAACGTGGTGGTCCGCAGCAACTACCACCAGCTCGACGAGATGTGCGCCTCCGTCGCGCCACGGTTCCCGCACCTGAGTGACGTGGCGTTCGGTGCGGTGGTACCCACCGGCCTGGCCAGTCGGGTGTCGTACGGCGACCACGAGATGTTGACCGACGAGCAGGTCACGGCACTGGTCGACGAGGGGACGAGGCAGCGGCTCCAGCAGGCCGCGCCGGCGTCCGTCACCGTCACCACCACGGACAACTTCGGCGTGCAGATGCACCCCGACTACGTCGCCAGCCACCCCGACTTCCGGCCACTGGAGATCGAACCGGACGGCGAGGTGCGCGCGATGCCGATCTACGAGGGCACCGTCGGCAGCCTGCTGACCGAGGATCCGTTCGTGCTGTGGGAACGCGCCCGGAGCCGGTGGCACGACCCCTTCGTGCTGGAGTGTCTGCGCGGCATCCGTACCAGAAGGGACTGGGCCGAGGCGGTGCGCCGGATCGACTACCGGTTCGGCTCGGACCAGGTCCGAGCCCGGATCGATGGCCGCCCGGTCTTCGATCCGGCGCAGGCACCCCGGCAGCTCGCGCTGCGATCGGTCGGCGGTACGCCGACGCGCTGA
- a CDS encoding AfsR/SARP family transcriptional regulator, with amino-acid sequence MITFGILGAIRAWRDGVEIELGPPQQRALLGLLLAEAGQPVGTGTITEMLWGDNPPSTAANLIHRYVSGLRRILEPDLPARVNGTILARQVGGYRIVVSVDALDLASFRQLREQAGRHVEAGEPGAAVEAYVAALRLWRGPCAADVRTVDRVPLAFTAADHEYLAAAQEAAQFGLRSDLGHECLGEVRRAAAFDPLNESIQACLVRLLAATGRRAEALAAYRNTRRRLTDELGIDPGPDLQEAQRLVLQEVPADEVRPAEPPGPHADPGVPAGPDPAKHATADTARPLTRLAQLPADLPVFVGRRTELAQASLLLADLERSGGVTVVAVDGMPGVGKTALAVHLAHCFASRFPDGQLYVNLRGFDPDGRTVGPAGALAGLLQALGVPAKDLPAELDDRAALYRSVLAQRRVLVVIDNARDAAQVRPLLPGSTTCLAIVTSRDRLTGLTVTHGARPMRVPLFELDQAREYLIRRLDRAAVAAAPAVLDEIAERCGRLPLALAVVAARAAHDVDLPLTSVVAELRAAEGSLDAFAGADAATNARVVFSWSYRALEPGVARLFRLLSLHPGSPLTLPAAASLLGVSAREARGLLAALAQAHLAGEAAAGEYTCHDLLRAYAGELSAEHDSDAARDQARHRLLDHYVHTAVAAAVCYSASRPPIALPTPAPGVNVTELTTPEQASAWLDSRYRLLLDLVTSVATDRRFDPHVWQLTWALNQFLYGRGLWHEQLALSRTALAAAQRLADPVALGHMHSVLARALANLGQLTEAGDHMRQALDLFTDTVDDDTRAEQHRAFSWVLEQQGRYDLALSHAEQALGLLKTAGTPARRAMALNAVGWYHALLGQHQSALCYCQQALALLEEAGEQRSQADVWDSIGYAHHHSGEPGAAVEAYQRAIQVWRELGVRYAEADTLVRLGEAYRAAGDDTAAVGAWRQALTVLEELNHPDVVAVQARLGVG; translated from the coding sequence ATGATCACGTTCGGGATCCTTGGAGCGATTCGGGCCTGGCGCGACGGGGTCGAGATCGAGCTCGGGCCACCACAGCAGCGGGCGTTGCTGGGTCTGTTGCTGGCCGAGGCGGGTCAGCCGGTCGGCACCGGGACGATCACCGAGATGCTCTGGGGAGACAACCCGCCGTCGACCGCCGCGAACCTCATTCACCGCTACGTCAGCGGCCTGCGCCGGATCCTGGAGCCGGACCTGCCGGCACGCGTCAACGGCACGATCCTTGCGCGGCAGGTCGGCGGGTACCGGATTGTCGTCAGCGTCGACGCCCTCGACCTGGCGTCGTTCCGGCAGCTGCGCGAGCAGGCCGGGCGGCACGTGGAGGCGGGCGAGCCCGGGGCGGCCGTCGAGGCGTACGTGGCGGCGCTGCGCCTGTGGCGCGGGCCGTGCGCCGCCGACGTCCGGACGGTCGACCGGGTACCCCTCGCGTTCACCGCCGCCGATCACGAGTACCTCGCGGCCGCGCAGGAGGCCGCCCAGTTCGGCCTGCGCTCGGACCTGGGCCACGAGTGCCTGGGCGAGGTGCGGCGGGCCGCCGCCTTCGACCCGCTGAACGAGTCGATCCAGGCGTGCCTGGTCCGGCTGCTGGCGGCGACCGGGCGGCGGGCCGAGGCGCTCGCCGCGTACCGGAACACCCGCCGCCGCCTGACCGACGAGCTCGGCATCGATCCGGGACCCGATCTCCAGGAGGCGCAGCGCCTCGTCCTCCAGGAGGTGCCGGCGGACGAGGTCCGGCCCGCCGAGCCGCCCGGCCCGCACGCCGACCCGGGCGTACCCGCCGGCCCGGACCCGGCTAAGCACGCCACGGCGGATACGGCGAGGCCGTTGACCCGGCTGGCCCAGCTCCCCGCCGACCTGCCGGTCTTTGTCGGCCGGCGGACGGAACTCGCCCAGGCGTCGCTGCTGCTGGCTGATCTGGAGCGCAGCGGCGGTGTGACGGTGGTCGCGGTTGACGGCATGCCTGGGGTGGGGAAGACCGCGCTGGCGGTTCATCTGGCGCACTGTTTCGCAAGCCGGTTCCCGGACGGGCAGCTCTACGTGAACCTGCGGGGGTTCGACCCGGACGGGCGTACCGTGGGTCCGGCCGGGGCGTTGGCCGGCCTCCTCCAGGCGCTGGGCGTACCCGCCAAGGATCTGCCCGCGGAGCTGGACGACCGGGCGGCGCTGTACCGCAGCGTGCTGGCCCAACGGCGGGTGCTGGTGGTGATCGACAACGCCCGGGATGCGGCGCAGGTCCGGCCGCTGTTGCCCGGTTCGACCACGTGTCTGGCCATTGTCACCAGCCGGGATCGGTTGACCGGGCTGACCGTCACCCATGGCGCCCGGCCGATGCGGGTGCCGTTGTTCGAGCTGGACCAGGCCCGTGAGTATCTGATTCGGCGGCTGGACCGGGCCGCGGTGGCGGCGGCGCCGGCGGTCCTGGACGAGATCGCCGAGCGGTGCGGGCGGTTGCCGCTGGCGCTGGCCGTGGTCGCGGCGCGGGCCGCCCATGACGTGGATCTGCCGCTGACCTCGGTTGTCGCGGAGTTGCGCGCGGCCGAGGGCAGTCTGGACGCGTTCGCCGGCGCGGACGCCGCCACCAACGCCCGGGTCGTCTTCTCCTGGTCCTACCGGGCGCTTGAGCCCGGCGTGGCCCGGCTGTTCCGGCTGCTGTCCCTGCATCCGGGCAGCCCGCTGACGCTGCCCGCGGCGGCAAGCCTGCTCGGGGTGAGCGCCCGCGAGGCCCGCGGGTTGCTGGCCGCGCTGGCCCAGGCCCACCTGGCCGGCGAGGCCGCCGCCGGCGAGTACACCTGCCACGACCTGCTCCGGGCCTACGCCGGCGAGCTGAGCGCGGAACACGACAGCGACGCCGCCCGCGACCAGGCCCGGCACCGGCTGCTCGACCACTACGTGCACACCGCCGTCGCGGCGGCGGTGTGCTATTCGGCGTCCCGACCACCGATCGCACTGCCCACACCGGCGCCCGGGGTGAACGTCACCGAACTGACCACGCCCGAGCAGGCGTCGGCCTGGTTGGACAGCCGCTACCGGCTCCTGCTGGACCTGGTGACCAGCGTGGCCACCGACCGGCGATTCGACCCGCACGTGTGGCAGCTGACCTGGGCGCTGAACCAGTTCCTCTACGGCCGGGGCCTGTGGCACGAACAGCTGGCGCTCAGCCGGACCGCGCTGGCCGCCGCGCAGCGCCTGGCCGATCCGGTCGCGCTGGGACACATGCACAGCGTGCTGGCCCGGGCCCTGGCCAACCTCGGCCAGCTCACCGAGGCCGGCGATCACATGCGGCAGGCCCTGGACCTGTTCACCGACACGGTCGACGACGACACCCGCGCCGAGCAGCACCGGGCCTTCAGCTGGGTACTCGAACAGCAGGGCCGCTACGACCTCGCACTCAGCCACGCCGAACAGGCGCTGGGGCTGCTGAAGACCGCCGGCACCCCCGCCCGCCGGGCCATGGCGCTCAACGCCGTCGGCTGGTACCACGCACTACTCGGCCAGCACCAGTCCGCCCTCTGCTACTGCCAGCAGGCGTTGGCGCTGCTGGAGGAGGCGGGCGAACAGCGCAGCCAGGCCGACGTGTGGGACAGCATCGGGTACGCCCACCACCACAGTGGCGAACCCGGTGCGGCGGTCGAGGCGTACCAGCGGGCGATCCAGGTCTGGCGAGAACTGGGAGTCCGCTACGCCGAGGCCGACACCCTCGTACGCCTCGGCGAGGCGTACCGCGCGGCCGGGGACGACACCGCCGCGGTCGGCGCATGGCGGCAGGCGCTGACCGTGCTGGAAGAGCTGAACCATCCCGACGTGGTCGCGGTCCAGGCCCGGCTGGGCGTCGGATGA
- a CDS encoding glycosyltransferase translates to MSERLDDVETGDRPDVTVVVPASNARPNIGRTLDFLIASLAPQASFEILVVVNDAIPGPVVSDVRLYRVNTDPRVELHQLPGGDKAAAIRYGFERARGRVWGYSDGDLGWQARVDETGEMLSLVLSGACDLVAAERDQSQWTPIRRWKTNVFRWVGRWVFRHHLVDSQAPLKFMTAEVGRAVLGSCAFRGWEFDVELLWWVRRFGYRIRPYPVHWSTTGTETTLETVVLGLVFMGPAMVVNLARVRVRAWFLQRRLIRRYRRTPA, encoded by the coding sequence ATGTCGGAACGTCTGGACGATGTCGAGACCGGAGATCGGCCGGATGTCACCGTCGTGGTACCCGCCTCGAACGCGAGGCCCAACATCGGCCGTACGCTGGATTTCCTGATCGCCAGCCTGGCACCGCAGGCCAGTTTCGAGATCCTCGTCGTGGTCAACGACGCGATTCCCGGCCCGGTGGTCTCGGACGTACGGCTCTACCGGGTGAACACCGACCCGCGGGTGGAACTGCACCAGTTGCCCGGCGGGGACAAGGCGGCCGCGATCCGGTACGGGTTCGAGCGCGCCCGCGGCCGGGTGTGGGGGTACTCCGACGGCGACCTGGGCTGGCAGGCCCGGGTGGACGAGACCGGCGAGATGCTGTCGCTGGTGCTCTCCGGCGCGTGCGACCTGGTGGCCGCGGAGCGCGACCAGTCACAGTGGACTCCAATTCGGCGGTGGAAGACCAACGTCTTCCGGTGGGTCGGCCGGTGGGTGTTCCGGCACCACCTGGTGGACTCGCAGGCACCGCTGAAGTTCATGACGGCAGAGGTCGGGCGGGCGGTCCTGGGTTCGTGCGCATTCCGGGGCTGGGAGTTCGACGTCGAGCTGCTCTGGTGGGTGCGCCGTTTCGGCTACCGGATCCGGCCCTACCCGGTCCACTGGTCGACCACCGGAACCGAAACGACCCTGGAGACCGTCGTGCTCGGCCTGGTGTTCATGGGGCCCGCCATGGTCGTCAACCTGGCGCGGGTCCGGGTTCGGGCGTGGTTCCTGCAGCGTCGGCTCATCCGCCGGTACCGGCGTACCCCGGCCTAG